One genomic region from Drosophila subpulchrella strain 33 F10 #4 breed RU33 chromosome 2R, RU_Dsub_v1.1 Primary Assembly, whole genome shotgun sequence encodes:
- the LOC119550090 gene encoding zinc carboxypeptidase, with the protein MKLPILLIAVVALVATVTAKSAPGRMAARYDNFRIYQLDIETELQMDELKKIHEHITVHILNELGAPGNKYNVIVGPLFHRVFEKTMKLLEIVYEVIVDDLQKLIEDSSVGDDSQMEWEGYHSLETIYDWVDQECAAHDFLECKVIGQSYEGRDIKSIKLSKRSGNKAIFLEGNIHAMEWISSATVTFLLNQLINSEDPAMQRLSEEYDWIVVPMVNPDGFVYTHDVERLWRKNRRPNGYSNDTGDCYGIDMNRNFDYHWGGAGWNIDEPCDHWFGGEEPNTEVEIISLQKFVSSFEDGYIRSYMAYHAYGQYVLLPYGHSNTEFPPNYEQMKRIAAAFSDAAADVYGSTFTYGASGLLNYVVSGAAKDWAYGVKNIPFTCTVELRDKGTYGFFLPSNQITEVGLEVTAGLIALVDKAAEEGIFD; encoded by the exons ATGAAACTACCAATCCTCCTGATCGCCGTAGTGGCCTTGGTGGCCACTGTGACGGCCAAGTCCGCTCCTGGTCGCATGGCAGCGCGGTACGACAACTTCAGGATCTACCAACTGGACATTGAAACGGAGTTGCAAATGGACGAGCTTAAGAAGATTCACGAGCACATCACT GTGCACATCCTCAACGAACTGGGTGCTCCCGGAAACAAGTACAATGTTATTGTGGGTCCTTTGTTCCACAGGGTCTTCGAGAAGACCATGAAACTCCTGGAAATCGTCTACGAAGTGATTGTCGATGATCTGCAGAA ATTGATAGAAGACTCTTCTGTCGGCGACGATTCCCAAATGGAATGGGAGGGCTACCACTCCCTGGAGACCATTTACGATTGGGTGGATCAGGAGTGCGCTGCCCACGATTTCCTGGAGTGCAAAGTGATTGGACAGTCCTACGAGGGTCGTGACATCAAGAGCATTAAGCTGTCGAAGCGATCGGGCAACAAGGCCATCTTCCTGGAGGGCAACATCCATGCCATGGAGTGGATCTCGTCGGCCACCGTCACCTTCCTCCTGAACCAGCTGATCAACTCTGAGGATCCCGCGATGCAGCGTCTGAGCGAGGAGTACGACTGGATTGTGGTGCCCATGGTGAACCCCGATGGCTTTGTCTACACCCACGATGTGGAGAGGTTGTGGCGCAAGAATCGTCGCCCCAACGGATACAGCAACGATACTGGAGACTGCTATGGCATCGACATGAACCGCAACTTCGACTACCACTGGGGTGGTGCGGGCTGGAACATCGACGAGCCCTGCGATCACTGGTTCGGCGGCGAAGAGCCCAACACTGAGGTGGAGATCATCTCCCTGCAGAAGTTCGTGAGCTCCTTCGAGGACGGCTACATCCGGTCGTACATGGCCTACCACGCCTACGGACAGTATGTGCTCCTGCCCTACGGACACTCCAACACCGAGTTCCCCCCGAACTACGAGCAGATGAAGCGCATTGCCGCCGCTTTCTCGGATGCCGCCGCTGATGTCTACGGTTCCACCTTCACCTATGGAGCCAGTGGCCTGCTTAACT ATGTCGTCTCTGGAGCTGCCAAGGACTGGGCCTACGGCGTGAAGAACATCCCCTTCACCTGCACCGTGGAACTGCGGGACAAGGGGACCTACGGATTCTTCCTGCCCTCCAACCAAATCACCGAGGTGGGCCTCGAGGTCACCGCTGGCCTGATCGCCCTGGTCGACAAGGCCGCCGAGGAGGGAATTTTCGATTAA
- the LOC119551292 gene encoding nascent polypeptide-associated complex subunit alpha gives MPELTEIKNEAAPSTSAEAKPEDVRVEDDGSDSDSDGGMPGLEEAGAATTQLGGGATGLPVDLVSKAKQSRGEKKARKIMLKLGLKQIQGVNRVTIRKSKNILFVINNPDVYKNPHSDTYIVFGEAKIEDLSQQAQVAAAEKFKAPEAAGAADSVGATTSVAPIAEEDEEEVDDTGVDEKDIELVITQANTTRAKAIKALKNNSNDIVNAIMELTML, from the coding sequence ATGCCTGAACTGACCGAAATCAAGAACGAGGCTGCGCCCTCCACCTCCGCAGAGGCGAAACCCGAGGACGTGCGCGTCGAGGACGACGGCAGCGATAGCGACTCCGACGGCGGCATGCCCGGTCTGGAGGAGGCTGGAGCGGCCACCACACAGCTGGGCGGAGGAGCCACCGGTCTGCCCGTCGACCTGGTCTCGAAGGCCAAGCAGTCGCGCGGCGAGAAGAAGGCCAGGAAGATCATGCTGAAGCTGGGCCTCAAGCAGATCCAGGGCGTCAACAGGGTGACGATCAGGAAGTCCAAGAACATCCTGTTCGTGATCAACAACCCCGATGTGTACAAGAACCCCCACAGCGACACCTACATCGTGTTCGGTGAGGCCAAGATCGAGGATCTGTCGCAACAGGCCCAGGTGGCCGCCGCCGAGAAGTTCAAGGCCCCCGAGGCTGCTGGCGCTGCCGACAGCGTGGGCGCCACCACTTCGGTGGCCCCAATTGCCGAGGAAGACGAGGAGGAGGTCGATGACACCGGCGTCGATGAGAAGGACATTGAGCTGGTCATCACGCAGGCCAACACGACGAGGGCAAAGGCCATCAAGGCTTTGAAGAACAACAGCAACGACATAGTCAACGCCATCATGGAGCTGACCATGCTCTAA
- the LOC119551289 gene encoding diacylglycerol kinase epsilon: MDIATIELSVEALIGSLLALGVLFAFCRSLLSEDFVSSFKTRHGWKSIQVLEQACFCNVCEILLTPSAGLFCDCCGLCTHATPTCQRRADREYRCKDKWLRNESSVRHLWVHGNLPMGVHCADCNEEVDHHVSTDPGLYGWRCAWCQRCYHNDCYSRVDTKAACDFGEFKDMIFPPYSFVAARTRDSMRLHLASITPPDIENWEPLIVIANTKSGSSTGANVLSLLRGYLHPLQVMELGSRGPQDALQWVAKASPRPCRILVAGGDGTIGWVLNTIYALNIKPQPAVAIMPLGTGNDLSRVLGWGAEPPSVLDPVEILRSIRRARSVNLDRYDLQIEKLHYRLPIQRHPTKTIHVYNYFSVGVDAFITYNFHKTRESRFYLLSSRIFNKLLYFTFGTQQVMQPGCEHLEEKLTLYLDNKPVQLPELQALVFLNIDSWGAGCKLCELSNSNGEVRMVNSISDGMMEVFGIVSSFHIAQLQCNISKPVRIGQAKQIRMQVKETVPMQADGEPWMQSPADIRLSSRSQARVLKLAAT, from the exons ATGGACATAGCCACCATTGAGCTGAGCGTTGAGGCGCTGATAGGGTCTCTCTTGGCCCTGGGAGTCCTGTTTGCCTTCTGCCGTAGTTTGCTTTCCGAGGACTTCGTGAGCAGCTTCAAAACACGTCACGGCTGGAAATCAATACAGGTCTTGGAACAG GCCTGCTTTTGCAACGTCTGTGAGATCCTGCTGACCCCCTCCGCCGGACTCTTTTGCGACTGCTGCGGCCTGTGCAcccatgccacgcccacctgcCAGCGAAGGGCGGACCGGGAGTACCGCTGCAAGGACAAGTGGCTGCGCAACGAGTCCTCTGTGCGGCACCTGTGGGTCCACGGCAATTTGCCCATGGGAGTCCACTGCGCCGACTGCAACGAGGAGGTTGACCACCATGTCAGCACAGATCCCGGTCTGTATGGATGGCGCTGTGCCTGGTGCCAGCGGTGCTACCACAACGACTGCTACTCCCGCGTCGACACCAAGGCCGCCTGCGACTTTGGCGAGTTCAAGGACATGATCTTCCCGCCCTACAGCTTCGTGGCCGCTCGAACAAGGGACTCGATGCGCCTCCACCTGGCCAGCATCACGCCGCCGGACATCGAGAACTGGGAGCCACTGATTGTGATTGCCAACACCAAGTCGGGCAGCAGTACGGGCGCCAATGTTTTGTCCCTGCTGCGCGGCTACCTACATCCGCTGCAGGTGATGGAACTGGGCTCAAGGGGTCCCCAAGACGCCCTCCAGTGGGTCGCCAAGGCCAGTCCTCGCCCGTGTCGCATACTGGTGGCCGGCGGCGATGGCACCATCGGCTGGGTACTCAATACCATCTACGCGTTGAACATAAAACCCCAGCCTGCGGTGGCCATCATGCCGCTGGGCACAGGCAACGATTTGTCGCGAGTTCTGGGCTGGGGAGCCGAGCCACCCTCGGTTCTCGATCCTGTGGAGATCCTAAGAAGTATTCGGCGTGCCCGCTCCGTGAATCTCGACCGGTATGACCTGCAGATCGAGAAACTGCACTACAGGCTGCCAATCCAGAGGCACCCCACAAAGACGATCCATGTTTATAACTATTTTAGTGTGGGTGTGGATGCGTTCATCACCTACAACTTCCACAAGACGCGGGAGTCTCGTTTCTATCTGCTCAGCAGTCGAATATTCAATAAG CTTCTGTACTTCACCTTTGGAACGCAACAGGTGATGCAACCCGGCTGCGAACATCTTGAGGAGAAGCTGACTCTGTACCTGGACAACAAGCCAGTGCAACTGCCTGAGCTGCAGGCGCTTGTGTTCCTAAATATCGACTCTTGGGGCGCTGGCTGTAAGCTTTGTGAGCTTAGCAATTCCAACGGCGAAGTGCGCATGGTAAACTCCATTTCCGATGGCATGATGGAGGTCTTTGGCATTGTTTCCTCCTTTCACATTGCTCAGCTGCAGTGCAATATAAGCAAGCCGGTGCGAATTGGCCAAGCCAAGCAAATAAGG ATGCAAGTAAAGGAGACAGTGCCAATGCAGGCGGATGGAGAACCCTGGATGCAGAGTCCTGCGGATATACGTTTGTCCTCGCGCAGCCAAGCCCGCGTCCTCAAGCTGGCCGCAACCTAA
- the LOC119551294 gene encoding cytochrome b-c1 complex subunit 9 has product MKVIYNTLFKRTSTYAVAIIASAFFFERAIDVTSVAIFEGINKGKLWKDIKGKYE; this is encoded by the exons ATGAAGGTCATCTACAACACCCTGTTCAAGCGCACCTCCACCTACGCCGTGGCCATCATCGCATCGGCCTTCTTCTTCGAGCGCGCTATCGATGTCACGTCGGTCGCGATCTTCGAGGGCATCAACAAAGGC AAACTCTGGAAGGACATCAAGGGCAAATACGAATAG
- the LOC119551293 gene encoding 39S ribosomal protein L18, mitochondrial: MSRSARPLTSARVLHKIKALSTPQTSTEYVINRNPRNLERLRIAYKPGGYHLEKPGRSYWHTLEINTSGRYVSADVKHFENGTILSASTSEWAIKQQLYKTNDTSAFVNLGRVLAHRCLQSGITEMTCNVDAVPGSKLQKLLQTLQDNGVSFKEPARLANQQPWDAERHEKPWEVLDGSLEPPKSK, translated from the coding sequence ATGTCTCGCAGCGCTCGCCCCCTCACCTCCGCCCGTGTCCTGCACAAAATCAAGGCTCTGAGCACCCCGCAAACCAGCACTGAATATGTGATCAACCGGAATCCCAGGAATCTGGAGAGACTACGAATTGCCTACAAGCCGGGTGGCTATCATCTGGAGAAACCCGGTCGATCCTACTGGCACACCCTGGAGATCAACACCAGTGGTCGATATGTCAGCGCCGATGTCAAGCACTTCGAGAATGGAACCATCCTGAGTGCCAGCACCTCCGAATGGGCCATCAAACAGCAGCTCTACAAGACCAACGATACCTCGGCGTTTGTGAACCTCGGGAGAGTGCTGGCCCACCGTTGTCTGCAGTCGGGGATTACGGAGATGACGTGCAACGTGGATGCGGTGCCCGGAAGCAAGCTGCAGAAGTTGCTACAAACCCTCCAGGACAACGGTGTGTCCTTCAAGGAACCCGCTCGTCTGGCCAACCAACAGCCCTGGGATGCCGAGAGGCACGAAAAGCCCTGGGAGGTGTTAGATGGATCCTTGGAGCCCCCAAAGTCTAAATAA
- the LOC119551290 gene encoding tafazzin homolog isoform X1 codes for MLMVVCSNLRRPGHVGAASAMRNLNWMISGGYRPPIQALSRQYVQAPEARPVAEERFPASQQDRKDIATQTVRSGQPKDLSPPPPTSPLSPPMSDRNADPALDVGPGVEVPYNIDWIFPRLRNPTRFWYVASQFVISAVGIFSKIVLMFLNKPRVYNKERLVKLISKRPQGVPLLTVSNHYSCFDDPGLWGCLPLGVVCNTYKIRWSMAAHDICFTNRRHSLFFMFGKCIPVVRGIGVYQEAINLCIEKAALGHWIHVFPEGKVNMEKEELRLKWGVGRIIYESPKIPIILPMWHEGMDDLLPNVEPYVIQRGKKVTLNVGEPLDLNDFILDLKKRQVPEPTARKLITDKIQEAFRDLRAETEKLHRERN; via the exons ATGTTGATGGTTGTGTGTTCCAATTTGAGGCGTCCCGGGCACGTGGGCGCCGCATCCGCCATGCGGAACCTAAACTGGATGATCAGCGGGGGATATAGACCGCCGATCCAGGCACTGTCTCGG CAGTACGTCCAAGCTCCGGAGGCGCGTCCAGTGGCCGAGGAGCGGTTTCCGGCCAGTCAGCAGGACCGCAAGGATATCGCCACGCAGACCGTGCGGAGTGGCCAGCCCAAGGACCTGTCACCGCCTCCGCCCACGTCGCCCCTCTCGCCGCCCATGTCCGACCGGAACGCCGATCCCGCCCTGGATGTGGGCCCCGGCGTGGAGGTGCCCTACAACATCGACTGGATATTCCCCAGGCTAAGGAACCCCACGAGGTTCTGGTACGTGGCCAGCCAATTCGTCATCTCCGCCGTCGGAATCTTCAGCAAGATTGTGCTGA TGTTTCTCAACAAACCCCGCGTCTACAACAAGGAACGACTAGTCAAACTGATTTCCAAGCGACCCCAGGGCGTTCCCCTGCTGACCGTGTCCAACCACTACTCCTGCTTCGACGATCCCGGCTTGTGGGGCTGTCTTCCCTTGGGAGTCGTTTGCAACACCTACAAAATCCGGTGGTCGATGGCCGCCCATGACATCTGCTTCACCAACAGGCGGCACTCGCTGTTCTTCATGTTCG GCAAGTGCATACCTGTTGTGCGTGGCATCGGTGTCTACCAGGAGGCGATCAACCTGTGCATCGAGAAGGCCGCTCTGGGCCACTGGATCCACGTGTTTCCCGAGGGCAAGGTGAACATGGAGAAGGAGGAGCTGCGGCTCAAGTGGGGCGTGGGCAGAATCATCTACGAGTCACCCAAGATCCCCATCATTCTGCCCATGTGGCACGAGGGCATGGATGACCTGCTGCCCAATGTGGAGCCCTATGTGATACAGCGGGGCAAGAAGGTTACACTGAATGTGGGTGAACCACTGGACCTCAACGATTTTATTCTGGACCTCAAAAAGCGCCAAGTGCCGGAGCCCACGGCGCGGAAGCTCATCACAGACAAAATCCAGGAAGCCTTTCGG GACTTGCGGGCGGAGACCGAGAAATTGCATAGAGAACGCAACTAG
- the LOC119551290 gene encoding tafazzin homolog isoform X2 codes for MLMVVCSNLRRPGHVGAASAMRNLNWMISGGYRPPIQALSRYVQAPEARPVAEERFPASQQDRKDIATQTVRSGQPKDLSPPPPTSPLSPPMSDRNADPALDVGPGVEVPYNIDWIFPRLRNPTRFWYVASQFVISAVGIFSKIVLMFLNKPRVYNKERLVKLISKRPQGVPLLTVSNHYSCFDDPGLWGCLPLGVVCNTYKIRWSMAAHDICFTNRRHSLFFMFGKCIPVVRGIGVYQEAINLCIEKAALGHWIHVFPEGKVNMEKEELRLKWGVGRIIYESPKIPIILPMWHEGMDDLLPNVEPYVIQRGKKVTLNVGEPLDLNDFILDLKKRQVPEPTARKLITDKIQEAFRDLRAETEKLHRERN; via the exons ATGTTGATGGTTGTGTGTTCCAATTTGAGGCGTCCCGGGCACGTGGGCGCCGCATCCGCCATGCGGAACCTAAACTGGATGATCAGCGGGGGATATAGACCGCCGATCCAGGCACTGTCTCGG TACGTCCAAGCTCCGGAGGCGCGTCCAGTGGCCGAGGAGCGGTTTCCGGCCAGTCAGCAGGACCGCAAGGATATCGCCACGCAGACCGTGCGGAGTGGCCAGCCCAAGGACCTGTCACCGCCTCCGCCCACGTCGCCCCTCTCGCCGCCCATGTCCGACCGGAACGCCGATCCCGCCCTGGATGTGGGCCCCGGCGTGGAGGTGCCCTACAACATCGACTGGATATTCCCCAGGCTAAGGAACCCCACGAGGTTCTGGTACGTGGCCAGCCAATTCGTCATCTCCGCCGTCGGAATCTTCAGCAAGATTGTGCTGA TGTTTCTCAACAAACCCCGCGTCTACAACAAGGAACGACTAGTCAAACTGATTTCCAAGCGACCCCAGGGCGTTCCCCTGCTGACCGTGTCCAACCACTACTCCTGCTTCGACGATCCCGGCTTGTGGGGCTGTCTTCCCTTGGGAGTCGTTTGCAACACCTACAAAATCCGGTGGTCGATGGCCGCCCATGACATCTGCTTCACCAACAGGCGGCACTCGCTGTTCTTCATGTTCG GCAAGTGCATACCTGTTGTGCGTGGCATCGGTGTCTACCAGGAGGCGATCAACCTGTGCATCGAGAAGGCCGCTCTGGGCCACTGGATCCACGTGTTTCCCGAGGGCAAGGTGAACATGGAGAAGGAGGAGCTGCGGCTCAAGTGGGGCGTGGGCAGAATCATCTACGAGTCACCCAAGATCCCCATCATTCTGCCCATGTGGCACGAGGGCATGGATGACCTGCTGCCCAATGTGGAGCCCTATGTGATACAGCGGGGCAAGAAGGTTACACTGAATGTGGGTGAACCACTGGACCTCAACGATTTTATTCTGGACCTCAAAAAGCGCCAAGTGCCGGAGCCCACGGCGCGGAAGCTCATCACAGACAAAATCCAGGAAGCCTTTCGG GACTTGCGGGCGGAGACCGAGAAATTGCATAGAGAACGCAACTAG
- the LOC119551290 gene encoding tafazzin homolog isoform X3: MQYVQAPEARPVAEERFPASQQDRKDIATQTVRSGQPKDLSPPPPTSPLSPPMSDRNADPALDVGPGVEVPYNIDWIFPRLRNPTRFWYVASQFVISAVGIFSKIVLMFLNKPRVYNKERLVKLISKRPQGVPLLTVSNHYSCFDDPGLWGCLPLGVVCNTYKIRWSMAAHDICFTNRRHSLFFMFGKCIPVVRGIGVYQEAINLCIEKAALGHWIHVFPEGKVNMEKEELRLKWGVGRIIYESPKIPIILPMWHEGMDDLLPNVEPYVIQRGKKVTLNVGEPLDLNDFILDLKKRQVPEPTARKLITDKIQEAFRDLRAETEKLHRERN; this comes from the exons ATG CAGTACGTCCAAGCTCCGGAGGCGCGTCCAGTGGCCGAGGAGCGGTTTCCGGCCAGTCAGCAGGACCGCAAGGATATCGCCACGCAGACCGTGCGGAGTGGCCAGCCCAAGGACCTGTCACCGCCTCCGCCCACGTCGCCCCTCTCGCCGCCCATGTCCGACCGGAACGCCGATCCCGCCCTGGATGTGGGCCCCGGCGTGGAGGTGCCCTACAACATCGACTGGATATTCCCCAGGCTAAGGAACCCCACGAGGTTCTGGTACGTGGCCAGCCAATTCGTCATCTCCGCCGTCGGAATCTTCAGCAAGATTGTGCTGA TGTTTCTCAACAAACCCCGCGTCTACAACAAGGAACGACTAGTCAAACTGATTTCCAAGCGACCCCAGGGCGTTCCCCTGCTGACCGTGTCCAACCACTACTCCTGCTTCGACGATCCCGGCTTGTGGGGCTGTCTTCCCTTGGGAGTCGTTTGCAACACCTACAAAATCCGGTGGTCGATGGCCGCCCATGACATCTGCTTCACCAACAGGCGGCACTCGCTGTTCTTCATGTTCG GCAAGTGCATACCTGTTGTGCGTGGCATCGGTGTCTACCAGGAGGCGATCAACCTGTGCATCGAGAAGGCCGCTCTGGGCCACTGGATCCACGTGTTTCCCGAGGGCAAGGTGAACATGGAGAAGGAGGAGCTGCGGCTCAAGTGGGGCGTGGGCAGAATCATCTACGAGTCACCCAAGATCCCCATCATTCTGCCCATGTGGCACGAGGGCATGGATGACCTGCTGCCCAATGTGGAGCCCTATGTGATACAGCGGGGCAAGAAGGTTACACTGAATGTGGGTGAACCACTGGACCTCAACGATTTTATTCTGGACCTCAAAAAGCGCCAAGTGCCGGAGCCCACGGCGCGGAAGCTCATCACAGACAAAATCCAGGAAGCCTTTCGG GACTTGCGGGCGGAGACCGAGAAATTGCATAGAGAACGCAACTAG
- the LOC119551290 gene encoding tafazzin homolog isoform X4 — MSDRNADPALDVGPGVEVPYNIDWIFPRLRNPTRFWYVASQFVISAVGIFSKIVLMFLNKPRVYNKERLVKLISKRPQGVPLLTVSNHYSCFDDPGLWGCLPLGVVCNTYKIRWSMAAHDICFTNRRHSLFFMFGKCIPVVRGIGVYQEAINLCIEKAALGHWIHVFPEGKVNMEKEELRLKWGVGRIIYESPKIPIILPMWHEGMDDLLPNVEPYVIQRGKKVTLNVGEPLDLNDFILDLKKRQVPEPTARKLITDKIQEAFRDLRAETEKLHRERN, encoded by the exons ATGTCCGACCGGAACGCCGATCCCGCCCTGGATGTGGGCCCCGGCGTGGAGGTGCCCTACAACATCGACTGGATATTCCCCAGGCTAAGGAACCCCACGAGGTTCTGGTACGTGGCCAGCCAATTCGTCATCTCCGCCGTCGGAATCTTCAGCAAGATTGTGCTGA TGTTTCTCAACAAACCCCGCGTCTACAACAAGGAACGACTAGTCAAACTGATTTCCAAGCGACCCCAGGGCGTTCCCCTGCTGACCGTGTCCAACCACTACTCCTGCTTCGACGATCCCGGCTTGTGGGGCTGTCTTCCCTTGGGAGTCGTTTGCAACACCTACAAAATCCGGTGGTCGATGGCCGCCCATGACATCTGCTTCACCAACAGGCGGCACTCGCTGTTCTTCATGTTCG GCAAGTGCATACCTGTTGTGCGTGGCATCGGTGTCTACCAGGAGGCGATCAACCTGTGCATCGAGAAGGCCGCTCTGGGCCACTGGATCCACGTGTTTCCCGAGGGCAAGGTGAACATGGAGAAGGAGGAGCTGCGGCTCAAGTGGGGCGTGGGCAGAATCATCTACGAGTCACCCAAGATCCCCATCATTCTGCCCATGTGGCACGAGGGCATGGATGACCTGCTGCCCAATGTGGAGCCCTATGTGATACAGCGGGGCAAGAAGGTTACACTGAATGTGGGTGAACCACTGGACCTCAACGATTTTATTCTGGACCTCAAAAAGCGCCAAGTGCCGGAGCCCACGGCGCGGAAGCTCATCACAGACAAAATCCAGGAAGCCTTTCGG GACTTGCGGGCGGAGACCGAGAAATTGCATAGAGAACGCAACTAG
- the LOC119551291 gene encoding proto-oncogene serine/threonine-protein kinase mos — protein sequence MGELLLNTPKRRQLLKDGHPVSTRCQILGRGAYGTVFKAIYRDRSVAVKIIRAQASSTLHNESHLMNLQHRNIVRLLKLESAVEFGLVIMECPRGQCLQRIVDTLALPLMHRVLITLDVVAALRYCHSQNVLHLDVKPTNILVALGITSSGVGNLSKVKRSYICKLCDFGSSIEMGESCARPEQTSANGTLRYMSPEVLRSDTLSEASDIYSLGITMWQLQARRLPYHPLDCNETIAYQVVKHELRPDKYHQLKILALDCPSDCDWNFVNENDADVICKRASASARRNLSLDPSYTAGRDLKKKCRRNRLALHFDCHSPGPEASACLESAYSKLYKSCWVSAPESRLGSLQLKHELELILCRTT from the exons ATGGGCGAGCTTTTGCTGAATACGCCAAAGAGAAGGCAATTGCTCAAGGATGGCCACCCCGTTTCCACCAGGTGCCAGATACTAGGACGCGGAGCCTACGGCACGGTTTTCAAAGCTATATACCGGG ATCGGTCCGTTGCTGTGAAAATCATTCGAGCCCAGGCTTCTTCAACACTGCACAATGAATCGCATTTGATGAACTTGCAGCACAGGAACATTGTGCGGCTTCTAAAACTAGAATCCGCCGTGGAATTCGGCTTGGTCATCATGGAATGTCCCAGGGGACAATGCCTGCAGAGGATCGTAGACACTTTGGCGCTGCCACTGATGCATAGGGTTTT GATAACCCTGGATGTGGTCGCTGCTCTGAGATACTGTCATTCCCAGAACGTATTACATCTGGATGTAAAGCCAACCAATATATTGGTTGCCCTGGGAATAACATCTTCGGGGGTTGGCAATTTATCCAAGGTAAAACGCAGTTACATCTGCAAGCTCTGTGATTTTGGTTCCTCCATTGAGATGGGCGAATCTTGCGCCAGACCAGAGCAAACTAGTGCCAATGGAACCCTGAGATATATGTCTCCAGAAGTGCTACGATCAGACACTCTATCCGAGGCCTCCGATATCTACTCCCTGGGCATTACAATGTGGCAACTGCAGGCCCGCAGATTGCCCTATCACCCGCTCGATTGCAATGAAACCATAGCCTACCAGGTGGTCAAGCACGAACTTCGGCCGGATAAGTACCATCAATTAAAGATTCTAGCTCTAGATTGCCCCAGCGACTGCGATTGGAACTTTGTCAATGAAAACGACGCCGACGTGATATGCAAGAGGGCCAGTGCCTCGGCCCGCCGTAATCTGAGCCTCGATCCATCTTACACCGCCGGCCGTGATCTGAAAAAGAAATGCCGCCGGAACCGATTAGCACTCCACTTCGATTGTCATAGCCCGGGGCCAGAGGCCAGTGCGTGCTTGGAAAGCGCCTACTCCAAACTTTACAAGAGCTGCTGGGTCAGCGCCCCGGAATCTCGTTTGGGCTCCCTCCAGCTGAAGCATGAACTGGAACTCATTCTTTGCCGTACCACCTAA